Sequence from the [Clostridium] scindens genome:
AACAGATAGCCGACTTTTTGCACCTCTACATTTGCAATACTTCCGTCCTCTAACTCTATTACAATATCCATGATCAGAAGTGAGCCTTCTGATGCAATCCTCCCTGATTCATTCGGAAGCATCTTTAATATCTTCACCTTATGTCCAATTAGCAGAGACAGGAACTCCTCCAGCCTTTCTGGCGCTGTATCCGGATTCATAATTTCTTTAAAAAATGAATCATAGAGTAATTTTACTCCCCGGACTCCCGTGCATATATCCAGAAATTCCCTCTGCTCCTTTTCTGTCCAGTTTTCAAAGATTATACGCAATTCCTTACTGCTTTGAATATCATACAGCACTTCCTGTGCAGTACGAATAGCAGGAAAATATTTTTGCATACTTTCAGCCATACAGATTGCCTCCTTTTCCTTCCTAAAACTTTGTTTTACTTAATTTCACGATTGGGTAATTGCTTCGATTTCGAAGTTTGAGAATGAAAGATATCTGGCGGCAAGAATGCCGCCATTTGATATGATTAGATTAACACAAATATTTTCAGACTACAAGTCCATTTTTTTCTCCCACTCATGCAACCTTTTTGCTGCCTCCGGGTTCTGCTTTTCCAGACGGCGCTCCAGCCTGGCCCTGCTGGCCTTGAGTTTTTCGAGTACATCCGGATTCTCTCTTCTAAGCTGCTCCATAATCCGCCGTCTTCTCTTCTCGATCAATTCCAGCACCACCGTCCGGTTATCTTCTTCCGTCATATTATCCGGCAATTCATCCATATGAAGTTCCATACGCCTGAGGATTTCATCTTCATCTATGGCTCCCAGGCTATGCCAGGTCTCCAGGCGCTTCTCCAATCCTTCTTCCGCTAATTCTTCCAGATCCGGCAGCTGGTGGATGCCTTGCAGGACATGATGCACCCGCTTTTCAATCTGGGCCACCGTATCGTCTCCGAATGCCCAGGCGAATTCCTCCAACGTATTCTCAGCCTCCGCAGGAATGCTTAAAATGAGCCTTCGTTCCTTCTCATCAAGCCCTTCCAAGGGATAAGGCTCCACAATTCCCGCATCATGAAGAGCCGCCGTGATCGTCCTTCTCACCCGTCCTTCTTCAATCAGATGACCGATGCCAAGTCCCCGCATCTGGGCATTCACCGTATCCCTGTGCTCTGTCATATAGAAACGGATTTTCCGTTTTCTAAGGCTTTCCGCCAGCATTTCCAGACGGTCTGCCGCTGTAATGTCTATGTTGGTAACGCCACCGGCGTCCACGATTACTACTTTTGTATCCTCCCGGATACTGTTTTCAATATCTTCCTGGAACATCTTGATATTTGCAAAGAACAGGCTTTCGCTGAACTGATAGATTACTACATGTTCAATCTCATAGGCATACCGGTTCTTGCCCATATCATAGAATCCATCCCTCCCCGGAATCACCCCCAGAAAGGCTCTGGGAGGGTTGGTAGCTTTCAGGATCACGGCCACAAAGGAGAGCAGGATTCCGATAATGACGCCATAGATGGTTCCAAGCATCAGTACGCTTAAGAAGGCTGCAACGAAGATATAGAATTCATTCCGGCTTACCCTGTACAGTCGTTTGGCCAGATCAAATTCTACTACCTTCATCAGCGCTGATATCACAATCGCCGTCAATACAGGTACCGGAAGATAGCCGATAAACCCTGTGCCAAATAGAAGAAGCGCTGCCATGGATAATCCTGCGACGATTGACACGGCCTGGGTCCTGCCTCCATACTGATCATTCATGGAAGTCCTTGAGATGCTTCCGTTCACCGGACAGCAGCCGACCAGGGAAGCCGCGATATTTCCGGCGGCACAGGCCAAAATCTCCTGATTGTCATCAATCTTGTAGCCATTTCGAAAGGCAAAGTTATTCTCTGACAGCAGCGTTTCTGCCATCACCACCACTGCCACCATAAGGCCCCGTCCTGCCACCTGGCTTAAATCAACGTCTCCAAAAGCCGGAAGCACCAGTCCTGGCATGCCCGGCTCTACTTCGGACAGCAGCCTTACCCCGTGCTGATCCACATGTCCTACGCAGGTAAGCAGCACGCCTGCTGCCATAATGACCACCGCCATAGGAAACTTCGGCATGAATCTTCTGGCTGCCACGATGATCGTAAGCGATACGCCTCCAAGCGCAACGGACAGCAGATTCACATGTCTAAGCGCTTCCAGTATATCTTCAAGCAGTTCCAGAAGTTCTCCCGAGCCAGAGCCGCTTCCCAGAACCTTCGGAATCTGCATCAGGATGATGGTAACCGCGATTCCGCTGATAAATCCGCCCATAACCGGCGTAGAGATGAAGTCCACCATACGTCCTGCCCTCAGAAAATAGAACAAAAGCAGCCATAGTCCGGCAAAAAGAGCCATCATAGGCACGTATTGCATGGCTTCCTGCGATCCCGCCGGAATCCCGAGCGTAGCCATCGCAGCCCCCACGATAGCGGCAGGCGCGGCATCCACCCCAAAGATAAACTGGGGAGACGTAGAGAACAGGGCAAATAGAATAATCGGAAATACCGATCCATATAAGCCATAAATAGCCGGAATCCCTGATACTTCCGCATATCCCATGGAAATTGGGATCGAAACTGCTGCTATTATAATTCCTGTCAGGATATCCTTCGGAAGATCCTTAAGGTGATAGTTATGTAATGTATGGAATACTTTTACTTTCATATCGTCGTTCCTCCTGTACAGGCTATATTCTACCATATTTTTCAAAAAGATGGATAAGGAAACTGTATTCAGGAGGAAGACTTGACATCATGGCAGCGGCCTTCACTGCCAAAGCGGCCTTTCTCAGGCAAAAGGAATCAACCCACGTACCGCAGCGCGTCTATCGGCTTCTTCTTAGCCGCCTTGTTCGCCGGATAGATTCCAAAGATAACCCCTATCCCTATGGAAAATACAATGGCAATCCATACAACGCCTACAGATAAGGCATAATTGGCGTCCTCTCCGCCCACACCGGAGATGATCCGCAGCGTTCCCCAGGAAAAGAATATCCCTATGGCGCATCCAATCAGGCTGATTAGCAACGCCTCAATCAGGAACTGAAGCATGATTGTCCCTCTCCCTGCGCCAATTGCCTTACGGATCCCGATCTCCCGGGTACGCTCCGTCACGGATACCAGCATGATATTCATAATGCCGATTCCGCCCACCAGCAGAGAGATCGCTGCAATGCCCCCAAGAAGCAGGGCCAGCGTATTGGTAACGTTCTCCATCGCCTCCATAATGGTGGACTGGTTCCTGATTGTAAATGCATCCTCATCCTGTCCAAAACGCTCCAACATCATACGTTCAAGCACCGTCTGCGCATCCTCCAGAGAATCCTGGCTTGTGGCGGAGACGCAGAATGTAGACACCTCCGGGGAAACGCTGTCTGTAAGACGGATCAGCGACGTATAGGGAATATACGCCTCATAATTTTCCGTGGTAGATGAATCACTCTCATCTGCTGCCAGAACTCCGACGATCAAGTATTCCACTCCATCCAGTTTTATGCTTTCTCCTACCACATCCATTCTTCCCATCACTTCTTTGGCAAGTCCCGCATTTATGACCGCCACATTCGTATGGTTCTGTACATCCGTGCCTTTTAGGAAACGGCCCTGGGCCAGTTCCAGATTCTGTATATTTTGGTATGCTCCCGTGGTTCCGTATACTGTGGCGTCTTCCTCAGAATAGGTACTGGACGCGGTCGTGTTTGCCTGGGACACAGGAGCCGCTTCCTCTATCTCATCCTCCTCGGTAAGCGCGGATATGTCCGACAGTTTTAAAGGATTTCCCTTATCATCCTGTATGTTCACCGTCAAAAGATTGCTCCCCATGCTGGAAATCTGGTCTGTCACAGAATCCGTGGTGCCGCTTGCCAGAGATACCAGAACGACAAGCGACATTACGCCTATGATAATGCCCAGCATGGTCAGAAAAGAGCGCATTTTATTGGATGCGATTGACTTCCACGCCATCTTTACTGCCTGAAGAATCATAATTTCTCCTCCTTCACCTGTCCGTCCAGAATGTGGATGCTGCGGCTGGCCTGGCCTGCCACAGCCGAATCATGCGTAATCAGCACGATGGTGCTGCCTGCATCATGCAGTTCATGGAATAGTCCCATAATCTCCGCCCCTGTGCTGGAATCCAGATTGCCGGTGGGCTCATCCGCCAGAAATATAGATGGCCTGGCCGCGATTGCCCTGGCGATCGCCACTCTCTGCTGCTGCCCACCGGATAGCTGGTTGGGCTTATGAAACCCTCTCCCTTTAAGCCGAACTTTTTCCAGTGCCTCTTCTGCCCGTTCTTTCCTTACGCTTTTAGGCAGTTTCTGATAGATTAAAGGGAGTTCTATATTTTCCTGTGCCGTCATATTCCCAATCAGGTTAAAACTCTGGAAGATAAAGCCGATCTTATGATTCCGGATTCTCGCAAGTTCCGTCTCCGTATACTCTTCAATCGCCTGACCATCCAGCAGATACTGGCCTTCGTCCGCCATATCCAGGCAGCCGATAATGTTCATCATCGTAGACTTTCCGCTGCCTGACGGGCCTATAATGCTGATAAATTCCCCATCTTCGATCTGCATGCTGGCATGATAAAGCGCCTTTACTTCTACTCCCCCTACATGGTAAATCTTCGAAACATCATTGAATCTGATCATCCTCATGCCCTCCGCTACTGTGACTGTCTTCCCTGGCTTCCTTGTCCGCTGCCGCCTGGAGCGTTTCCATTCGGCATCTGCATGCCATCTGGCATCTCTCCTCCAAATCCTTCTCCATCTGGCATGGCCTTCTCCTGTCCTCCCGCCATGTCGAATCCTTCGCTGCTATCCGTGCTCTTCGCTTTCAGGTAATAGACGGTGTCTCCTTCCTCCAGACCGCTGATAATCTCTACCTGGCTTCCGTCCGATAATCCAGTCTCCACTTCCACCTTGTCGGTCAGATTTCCATCGGAATCCTGCCCAGTATATACGAAGGCGCTGTCGCCCTTTTCCTGGAGCGCATTGACAGGGATCAGCACAGCGTCTTCCGATTCATCAATATGAATGGTTGCAGATGCGCTCATACCCAGCTTCATATCTTCTGTCTTCTTAAGGGTAATCTTCACCGGATATTTTGCGCTGCTGCTGCCAGAAGATGCCGTTCCCGCCACATAGGTAATCGTCCCTTCAAACGTCTCCCCCTCAAGGGCGTCCAGAGTGACGGCAGCCGTCTGACCTTCAGCCACGGATAGAATATCCAGTTCATCTACATTGATGGAAACCGTCACCTCTTCATTGGAAGCAATGGTAAACGCAGCCGCTTCATAGACGCTGTACGAAATCTCAGATGAGGCGCTGCCGCCGTCGCCAGAGGATCCGCCAGATGAGGCGCTGCCGGTTCCGGATGCGGATGCTCCCGACGACCCGGATGCCAGATTCCCGCCGGAATCTCCTGATACGGATCCCTGGGCCGTATTTCCTGACTGTCCATTTGTCTGGCTGTTTCCGCTATCTACGCTTGCCCCTGTCTTTGCAAACTTCGCTTTCACCTGCAGGAAGCTCTCGCCCGCATCGCTTGTAATCACCTCGCTTGTAACATCCGCTCCCTTTACTTCTGGCAGAATGCTGGAGGAAAACGCATATCCT
This genomic interval carries:
- a CDS encoding ABC transporter permease, which codes for MILQAVKMAWKSIASNKMRSFLTMLGIIIGVMSLVVLVSLASGTTDSVTDQISSMGSNLLTVNIQDDKGNPLKLSDISALTEEDEIEEAAPVSQANTTASSTYSEEDATVYGTTGAYQNIQNLELAQGRFLKGTDVQNHTNVAVINAGLAKEVMGRMDVVGESIKLDGVEYLIVGVLAADESDSSTTENYEAYIPYTSLIRLTDSVSPEVSTFCVSATSQDSLEDAQTVLERMMLERFGQDEDAFTIRNQSTIMEAMENVTNTLALLLGGIAAISLLVGGIGIMNIMLVSVTERTREIGIRKAIGAGRGTIMLQFLIEALLISLIGCAIGIFFSWGTLRIISGVGGEDANYALSVGVVWIAIVFSIGIGVIFGIYPANKAAKKKPIDALRYVG
- a CDS encoding ABC transporter ATP-binding protein; this translates as MIRFNDVSKIYHVGGVEVKALYHASMQIEDGEFISIIGPSGSGKSTMMNIIGCLDMADEGQYLLDGQAIEEYTETELARIRNHKIGFIFQSFNLIGNMTAQENIELPLIYQKLPKSVRKERAEEALEKVRLKGRGFHKPNQLSGGQQQRVAIARAIAARPSIFLADEPTGNLDSSTGAEIMGLFHELHDAGSTIVLITHDSAVAGQASRSIHILDGQVKEEKL
- a CDS encoding SulP family inorganic anion transporter, whose amino-acid sequence is MKVKVFHTLHNYHLKDLPKDILTGIIIAAVSIPISMGYAEVSGIPAIYGLYGSVFPIILFALFSTSPQFIFGVDAAPAAIVGAAMATLGIPAGSQEAMQYVPMMALFAGLWLLLFYFLRAGRMVDFISTPVMGGFISGIAVTIILMQIPKVLGSGSGSGELLELLEDILEALRHVNLLSVALGGVSLTIIVAARRFMPKFPMAVVIMAAGVLLTCVGHVDQHGVRLLSEVEPGMPGLVLPAFGDVDLSQVAGRGLMVAVVVMAETLLSENNFAFRNGYKIDDNQEILACAAGNIAASLVGCCPVNGSISRTSMNDQYGGRTQAVSIVAGLSMAALLLFGTGFIGYLPVPVLTAIVISALMKVVEFDLAKRLYRVSRNEFYIFVAAFLSVLMLGTIYGVIIGILLSFVAVILKATNPPRAFLGVIPGRDGFYDMGKNRYAYEIEHVVIYQFSESLFFANIKMFQEDIENSIREDTKVVIVDAGGVTNIDITAADRLEMLAESLRKRKIRFYMTEHRDTVNAQMRGLGIGHLIEEGRVRRTITAALHDAGIVEPYPLEGLDEKERRLILSIPAEAENTLEEFAWAFGDDTVAQIEKRVHHVLQGIHQLPDLEELAEEGLEKRLETWHSLGAIDEDEILRRMELHMDELPDNMTEEDNRTVVLELIEKRRRRIMEQLRRENPDVLEKLKASRARLERRLEKQNPEAAKRLHEWEKKMDL